The nucleotide sequence AAAAGAGAATCTTCGGGTGAGAGCGTTTTGTAGAAAGCCGCGGAAGGCGAATTCTTCGCAGATACCTGCTAGAGCAAGTGAGGTAGCGACTAGTATTAGTCCGAGAGGGGTTTGGCTTGTGTTTATGAGGAGGGTGTTGGATTCTTCGACGGCTTGGCTTACACCAAAGATAGAGGTAAGCAGTGAGGATACGGCAACGTTTAGGAGAATTAGAGCTGCGCCAGCGGAGATGCCTATTGCGATTGATTTTGGGTTGAAGCTTATTTTTATGTAGTTTTTGATGTTGATGCGTTTGAAGAGCAGGTAGCTTAAGGGCACAAGAAGAATGACCAGCTCGCCTAGAACCAAGGTGGGTTCAGTTCCCAAGGTTAACAAGAAAGCGCCGCCTAAGAAGACAAACAAGAAAAACGTGGTTAGGATAACTAAGCCTGCTTCAAAAACGGGAACAACATGGGACTGGTCTGCCAAGAGGATTCCTCTACAAAGTTGCTTGTGCACGCGCACTAAAAGGTTTTGTTACAACCATCTATAAAGGATTTGATTTGGGTTTGGCGTAGTTGTCGGATTCTGCTGAAAAGGTAAAGCTTAAGAAGTTAACTCGGGTTAGTTGTGGTAAATTACTTTGGGGTCAACTAAACTGAGCAGCAAAGTTTGTGTTATTGGTCTTGGGCAAGTTGGTTTTCCAGTTGCAGATTACGCGTACAAGAAGGGACTGGAAGTCTGCGGGTACGACATCAACCCCGCCACGGCAGAAAAAGCAATGCAGACAGGAGGCTTCAAAGCCACCACCCAATGGGAAACCATACCCCCCGCGGATGTCTACATAGTCTGCGTAACCACCAGCCAAACCGATCAGGGACCAGACCTCACACCCGTTTTTGAAGTCTGCAAAAAAATAGCCCAAAAAGCCCCATCAAACGCTTTGATATCCATAGAAAGCACCATAATCCCAGGCACATCCAAAAAAATCTACGAAACCATCCTGCAAAAACGCGTCGGGCTTGTCCATGCACCGCACAGGTACTGGGCAGACCAAGCAGACAAATACGGCGTAAACCAGCTTCGAGTCATAGGCGCCGTCAACACGCAAAGCCTGCAAACGGGATTAAAATTCTACCAAGACACACTGGGCATACCCATGCACACCTGCAACACCGCAGAAGTCGCTGAAATGTGCAAAATCACCGAAAACTCCCACCGTTACCTGCAAATCGCGTTCGCCGAAGACCTAAAGATGCTTTGCAGCCAAATTGGCATGAGCTTTGAAGAACTCCGAGCTGCCTGTAACACCAAATGGAACGTAGACATACCAGAAGCTCGAGACGGCATAGGCAGACACTGCCTCCCAAAAGACATCAAATATGTAACCTCCCTAGCCCCAAGCACCATGCTACAAAGCGCCATGCAAGTAGACAAACAATACCGCGAATGGCTAATCAAAAACCAACAATAGCGCGGCTTTTGCTTTCTGTTCTTTGGGTTATTTTATGTTATGCGTATGAATTGGCAGTTGAGGGTTTGGGCGGCTTTTTGGTCGCTATCTGAGTTGCCTATGAATAGGATGTTTTTGAGGGGGTGGTTGAGTTGTTTGGCGGCGGTTTGGAGTTGTTCTTGGCGGTTTAACGAGTCCTCACGGGTCAGCACCACATCGAAAGGCAGGTTCAGTTCTTGGATTAGCGGCGCGGCGAGTGCTTTACCCTGCAAAGTAACAAGGGCTTTAGGCTTGTTTACGTGCTTCTGATAAAGCGTCATGCCCTGTGGTTTGGGGGTGATTGCGTTTTTGGCGGCGTCTTCTGCTTTGTCCCAAGCAGCAAAAACTTTAGCTTTTAGCTCTGGGGGTAGTTGTGGGATTTTCTGGGTTAACGGGCAAACATCGGCGGTTCCAAGTATCTGCCTAAACTCGGCGTACATAGAAGGGTAGTCTATAGGTATGTCGACCAAGGTGCCGTCTAAATCAAAAATAACCGCAGCTATCACTGATACATAGCTCCCAAAACCTTGCCGTCACGAACCAAGCGTGCAGGAGCATCCATATGCCTAATCCAGTACACGTCTTTGGGCAACACGTCATATTTTGGCATGTCAGGAATGGTTTCTTTGAAGGCGAGGCGTATGTAGAGGTAGGGGATGTTGGCGCAGTAGTCGTTGCGGATTTTTTTGCTGGCAAAGGAGAAGAAGAAGCTGGTGGTGAACATTCTGCCAGGGTTGATTTCGGTAACGCATGCGACACCGTTTTGGTTTTCTTTTAAATCCACGCTTGCGATGCCGCTAAAGTTAGGGTCAATTGCCAAAACCGCTTCCGTGCCAGTTTTGTTTATGTTTTCGTCGTGTACGGTGCGCTGAATGGCGGGGGTTCCTGTGACCGCGGAGGGCGCGAGGTACGCGTAGATGTATTCGAGGCGTTCGCGAGCCATCGAAGTTATCAATTCGCCGTTTTTCCAGATGCTGTGAAAGGCGATGTTTCGTCCAGGCAGGTGCTCTTGAGCCATGAACTCCCAGTCTACGCCTCGGCTTCGCCAGTACTTTATCCACGCAAGGGCGGTTTGGGGGTTGTCTGCGGGGGTGCTGCCTCGTCCGCCTGCTCCGTGGGTTGCCCGTATCCAGAGGGGGCTTCCAAACTCGGCGAAGGCTTTGTCGATGTCGGCGTCACTTTGAATTTTGAGGGTTTTGGCGACAGGAACCAATTTTTGCTGCCATATACTGGCGGATTCAAGCTTATCCTGAGTGGCTTGCACGGCACGTTTTGACGGCAAAAACACGGGCGCATCAAGCTTATCACGACACTCCGACACAACCTCCACCTCCACGTCGGGTTGCGCATGCAAAAACTCCACCTTCTCCTTGCGAATGACCACGTTTAACGCGTCAATGTACCCTGCCTCTTTTGCCAGCGGCACCAAATACTTCTTGTCAGTAGACGCCAAATGCAAATAATCCACGTTCGCTTCTGTGCCTACCAAAAACAACGTTTCAGGCGCAACACGCAACGAACTAACAAAATTAATACCCGCTGGACCCCCAGCACCCGTACACAAGATTCTCTTCAAATTCTTCACACTCATAACCTTTAGTTCTTAGGCATAACTGCGAGTTTGGTTCAATATTACAGTCGCCAGTTTATATTTATTCGCAGTGAAGAGAGGGTTTGTGAGATAACGTAGGGATACAAGTTGGTACAGAATGTTTATATCAAGGCACATTAAAAATGCAACTTGTGATTTAATATGGGCGAGAAAGAAGTGGTTAGCAAGAAAACCTCCAAAGTTGTTGCTGTGGTTTGTTTTGCGTTGGTGGTTGCGTTGGCTGGGGTTTGTGTTTATGAGATGCAATTAGCAGGGCAGTTGTCAGACCAAGTCAGCAATCAAGAGGACATCATTGCAGGTTTACAGTCAACAGTAACGCAGAAGAATTCTGAAATAGCAGCCAAGAACCAGCAAGTCGAAGCTTAACAGAACAGGTCTCAAACCTGCAACATGAAATTGAGGTTAAAATAGAAACAAAACCAAAACTACCAGACCCAAATAGCCCAGCTCAACAGCCAAGTAGATAGCTTAGAAGCCCAAGTATCAGCAAAAGATGCAGAACTAGAAAGCAGCAACCATCAAATTGCCGTGTTAAACACTCAATTAAATGAGCTCAAAGTAGCCAAACTTGTTAACGTGGGCATAGGAGGATACGACAACAGGGCAAACCCTGATAACCCATTCATGATAATCGAGGGGTCAGTTTGCAATGTCGGAAGAGAAACCGCATACAACTGTGAACTAAAAATCATCGCAAACCAAGGAGAAAACCAAAGCATATTCTTCCTTACCCTAGGCACAGGAACAATACACGGACTAGGCACAGAAACATTTAGCACAAACATCTACTACACAGGCAATCCCATAGAAATGCAAAACCTAATCATAACCCCCCAATGGACAACCACACCCTAACCCCCAAACGCCGCACCCCCTTCCGTTAAACATACCACACCACTACAAATCAACAAAACGTATCAGATAACAACTACTCAACTGAGTAAAACAGCGCAAAACATCAAACCCATAAACAAACAAACCA is from Candidatus Bathyarchaeota archaeon and encodes:
- a CDS encoding NAD(P)-binding domain-containing protein, which gives rise to MGSTKLSSKVCVIGLGQVGFPVADYAYKKGLEVCGYDINPATAEKAMQTGGFKATTQWETIPPADVYIVCVTTSQTDQGPDLTPVFEVCKKIAQKAPSNALISIESTIIPGTSKKIYETILQKRVGLVHAPHRYWADQADKYGVNQLRVIGAVNTQSLQTGLKFYQDTLGIPMHTCNTAEVAEMCKITENSHRYLQIAFAEDLKMLCSQIGMSFEELRAACNTKWNVDIPEARDGIGRHCLPKDIKYVTSLAPSTMLQSAMQVDKQYREWLIKNQQ
- a CDS encoding CPBP family intramembrane metalloprotease, which gives rise to MADQSHVVPVFEAGLVILTTFFLFVFLGGAFLLTLGTEPTLVLGELVILLVPLSYLLFKRINIKNYIKISFNPKSIAIGISAGAALILLNVAVSSLLTSIFGVSQAVEESNTLLINTSQTPLGLILVATSLALAGICEEFAFRGFLQNALTRRFSFLPAAIVSALVFGLFHFDPEFVYIIASFVGGFALGYIYHRWNYTTAATAHASMNLMVLALLLFGI